The Nitrospira sp. genome has a segment encoding these proteins:
- a CDS encoding SGNH/GDSL hydrolase family protein, whose translation MTPNNHPREQTGLLLTCLFLWELSIAVMAVAISMNGDRSWALFITSQAGWVFLLALGIGGLTTAVIIRQYVTSRRVGSSHFRLTVTMNLIMVLVVLLTGEVTVRLGTTIVRDGEEWRWRVLLPRNWEQVAAFYRQLLTSGGGRRLSYLTYDDVMGWTLGPNRKSANGLYYSSAEGIRASREGVSFAKASAKTRIALVGDSFTFGDNVPYEESWGYLLEKALGPEFEVLNFGVSGYAVDQAYLRYEKDVRPWHPKLVIFGFISDDVERSMRLYHSAMTSREGWSEFPFAKPRFILREGTLTRLNVPPLTPEALYSKKSIDELPALQYDRGYRPGDWQVSWMHRSYLARVLLTLLPHWETVSLDISDEALLSVNAAILQAFIKSAQSEGSIPLVVYFPENNAELEGPLSPLPMGRQVLQKAGTSYADPTSCVQSVPPAERFIQGGWHYSPQSNAQVARCLRNAVREALALSPH comes from the coding sequence ATGACGCCCAACAACCATCCGCGCGAACAGACAGGGCTGCTGCTCACCTGCCTTTTCCTGTGGGAATTGTCGATAGCCGTGATGGCCGTGGCGATATCCATGAACGGGGATCGTTCATGGGCGTTGTTCATCACCAGTCAAGCCGGGTGGGTCTTTCTGCTGGCGTTGGGGATAGGGGGCCTTACCACGGCCGTGATCATTCGTCAGTATGTCACCAGCCGTCGAGTGGGATCTTCCCACTTCCGTCTTACCGTGACCATGAATCTCATCATGGTCCTGGTCGTACTCCTGACGGGTGAGGTCACCGTTCGGCTGGGCACCACCATCGTGCGAGACGGTGAGGAATGGCGGTGGCGGGTGCTGCTTCCGAGGAACTGGGAGCAGGTGGCAGCGTTCTATCGGCAGCTCCTCACGAGTGGCGGGGGACGACGCCTGTCCTACCTCACGTATGATGACGTCATGGGATGGACCTTGGGTCCCAACCGAAAGAGCGCAAACGGGCTGTACTATTCCAGCGCGGAGGGGATCCGCGCGTCGAGGGAAGGCGTTTCGTTTGCCAAAGCTTCGGCGAAGACGCGGATTGCGCTGGTGGGGGATTCGTTTACGTTTGGGGATAACGTGCCGTATGAAGAGAGTTGGGGCTATCTCTTGGAGAAGGCCTTGGGGCCTGAGTTTGAGGTGTTGAACTTCGGCGTGAGCGGCTATGCCGTTGATCAGGCGTATCTGCGCTACGAAAAAGATGTTCGTCCCTGGCACCCGAAGCTCGTCATCTTCGGCTTCATCTCGGATGATGTGGAACGGTCCATGCGGCTCTATCACTCGGCCATGACCAGTCGGGAAGGTTGGAGTGAATTCCCCTTTGCCAAACCGCGTTTCATCCTCCGAGAAGGAACCCTCACACGACTGAATGTGCCTCCGCTGACTCCCGAAGCGCTCTATTCCAAGAAGTCGATCGATGAGCTTCCTGCCTTACAGTATGATCGGGGTTACCGGCCAGGGGATTGGCAGGTGAGCTGGATGCATCGTTCCTATCTCGCTCGAGTTCTTCTGACCCTATTGCCTCATTGGGAAACTGTCAGCCTGGATATCTCTGATGAGGCGTTGTTGTCAGTGAACGCTGCGATTTTACAGGCCTTCATAAAGTCGGCGCAGTCGGAAGGGAGTATCCCTCTGGTGGTGTATTTCCCAGAGAACAATGCGGAGCTTGAGGGACCGCTGAGCCCGCTTCCAATGGGACGACAAGTGCTTCAGAAGGCCGGGACCTCCTACGCCGATCCGACATCCTGTGTGCAATCTGTGCCCCCTGCGGAGCGGTTCATTCAGGGGGGGTGGCATTATTCACCGCAGAGTAATGCGCAGGTGGCACGATGTTTGAGGAATGCGGTGCGTGAAGCACTGGCTCTGTCGCCCCATTAA
- a CDS encoding HAMP domain-containing protein, whose product MSWSIRWKVAIGTLVAVACGLLIAGWMTIRSLEQRHLTQFSETLESKAKLVEYAFQELDHSLTPSVTPSRLQDIARDLDTRSSARITLIASDGTVLADSAVRDIDIPTLDNHISRPEVTQALATGHGQDVRPSHTTGERTMYHARLLRGLHAGAPWVVRVALPLAQVDRASDEFKHQLFLAIGVAFLLAVTLSIGLAHSITKPLSEIAAAAQALSAGNSTLRIKTTAQDEVGLLASTLNQMADQLHTKIEELSEDRAQLLAVLTSMVEGVMVLDARGHILQINPALERMFGISRVEARGRPCADLFRHQRLNNLVAMILQARTPHEDEIVLPLSGRHLQIEASPAGGERDNEACIVLVFHDVTDLRRLEKIRKDFVANVSHELRTPLTSIKGYVEALLDGGKDDPAIAGRFLDIILKQSDRLNLIIEDLLELSKIESGQISLKEDPLDMRALVDRTLSTIKPIADRKSHRLVTALDPSLPLIAGDDDRLVQVLTNLLDNAIKYTPEGGTITVGAVSSPSADTTAPRPNAIDLIVSDTGIGIPERDRPRIFERFYRVDKARSRDLGGTGLGLAIVKHLVEGHGGQVWVEANHPQGSRFVVRLPIKGGKRFPAQWNQDSTV is encoded by the coding sequence ATGTCGTGGTCGATTCGATGGAAAGTCGCGATAGGCACGCTTGTGGCCGTGGCTTGCGGTCTACTGATCGCCGGCTGGATGACGATTCGATCTCTTGAACAGCGGCACCTCACACAGTTCAGCGAGACCCTGGAGTCGAAAGCAAAACTCGTCGAATACGCGTTTCAAGAGCTGGATCACTCGCTCACGCCCTCCGTCACTCCTTCTCGCCTACAAGATATTGCGCGTGATCTCGACACCCGATCCTCTGCACGTATCACGTTGATCGCTTCGGACGGCACTGTCCTAGCGGACAGTGCCGTCCGTGATATCGATATCCCAACTCTGGACAATCACATCTCACGTCCCGAAGTGACGCAAGCGTTGGCAACCGGCCATGGACAAGACGTGCGCCCCAGCCACACAACCGGCGAACGGACGATGTATCACGCAAGACTGCTGAGGGGGCTTCATGCCGGAGCGCCGTGGGTGGTGCGCGTGGCGCTTCCGCTTGCCCAAGTGGACCGAGCAAGCGATGAATTCAAGCACCAGCTGTTTCTTGCCATCGGAGTGGCCTTTCTCCTGGCCGTCACGCTGAGTATCGGGCTGGCTCACAGCATCACAAAACCCCTCTCCGAGATCGCGGCTGCGGCTCAGGCCTTGAGCGCGGGCAACTCGACGCTGCGCATCAAGACAACCGCGCAGGATGAGGTCGGGCTACTCGCCTCGACCTTGAATCAGATGGCCGACCAACTCCACACCAAAATTGAAGAGCTCTCCGAAGACCGCGCACAGCTCCTGGCCGTGCTGACCTCGATGGTTGAAGGCGTCATGGTGCTGGACGCTCGCGGCCACATTCTCCAGATCAATCCCGCACTCGAACGGATGTTCGGCATCTCTCGGGTGGAAGCTCGCGGACGCCCTTGCGCTGACCTGTTTCGTCATCAGCGGCTCAACAACTTAGTGGCGATGATTCTTCAGGCCCGGACCCCTCATGAGGATGAAATCGTGCTCCCGCTCAGCGGACGTCATCTCCAGATCGAGGCCTCGCCCGCAGGAGGCGAGCGGGACAACGAAGCCTGTATCGTCCTGGTATTCCATGACGTGACGGATTTGCGACGGCTGGAGAAGATTCGGAAAGACTTTGTGGCGAACGTCTCACACGAGCTGAGAACTCCGTTGACCTCTATCAAGGGCTATGTGGAAGCGCTGCTGGACGGCGGTAAAGACGATCCCGCCATCGCCGGACGGTTCTTGGACATCATTCTGAAACAGAGCGACCGACTCAATCTCATCATTGAGGATCTTCTCGAACTCTCCAAGATTGAGTCGGGCCAGATCTCGCTCAAGGAAGACCCACTCGACATGCGAGCCCTCGTCGACCGGACCCTATCCACGATCAAGCCGATCGCCGACCGAAAAAGCCATCGACTCGTGACTGCACTCGACCCTTCGCTGCCCCTGATTGCAGGAGATGACGACCGGCTGGTGCAAGTCCTCACGAATCTGCTCGATAACGCCATCAAATACACCCCGGAAGGCGGGACCATCACGGTCGGTGCCGTATCATCGCCTTCAGCCGACACAACCGCGCCACGACCCAACGCGATCGATCTCATTGTCTCCGACACGGGAATCGGCATCCCCGAACGGGATCGCCCTCGTATCTTTGAGCGGTTCTACCGTGTGGACAAAGCTCGCTCGCGAGACCTGGGTGGAACAGGACTGGGACTCGCCATCGTGAAGCACCTTGTCGAGGGACATGGAGGCCAGGTGTGGGTAGAAGCCAATCACCCTCAAGGCAGTCGTTTCGTCGTTCGACTCCCGATCAAGGGCGGTAAGAGATTCCCCGCTCAGTGGAACCAAGACAGTACCGTATAA
- a CDS encoding methyltransferase: MSHSPSPSSILQTAFSFWNSKVLLTAVEVGLFTKLGNRCLTGTELCQALQFHPRADPDFFDALVAMKFLDRDGDGSHATYVNTPEGAMFLDATSPRYIGGILVMLNARLFRFWNDLPDALRTGRPQNEINHGQKGMFEKLYSDPSRLEQFMGAMTGISRINFEAFAEKFDFSKFRTLCDVGGATGLLSVEAAKRHSHLQCVSFDLPVVEPIAKKHIAAAGLEHRITTASGDFFKDQLPKADLITMGMILHDWNLEKKMHLIRSAYGALPPGGALVAIEALIDDARRENVQGLLMSLNMLIEFGDAFDYTGADFRRWCREVGFTRFEVIHLAGPTSAAIAYK, translated from the coding sequence ATGAGCCATTCTCCAAGTCCCTCGTCCATCTTGCAGACGGCTTTCAGCTTCTGGAACTCGAAGGTTTTACTCACAGCCGTTGAGGTTGGTCTATTCACGAAGCTGGGCAATCGTTGTCTAACCGGAACAGAATTATGTCAGGCATTACAGTTTCATCCACGTGCCGATCCCGACTTCTTTGATGCGCTGGTGGCCATGAAGTTTCTTGACCGTGACGGTGACGGGTCACATGCCACATATGTCAATACACCCGAAGGCGCAATGTTCCTCGATGCAACGAGTCCACGCTACATCGGGGGCATTCTCGTCATGCTCAACGCGCGGCTGTTCCGATTTTGGAACGACCTGCCTGACGCATTACGAACAGGGCGACCACAGAACGAGATCAACCACGGCCAGAAAGGGATGTTTGAAAAACTCTATTCAGACCCATCCAGGCTGGAACAATTTATGGGCGCAATGACCGGGATTTCCCGCATCAACTTCGAGGCCTTCGCCGAGAAGTTTGACTTCTCGAAATTCAGAACCCTTTGCGATGTCGGTGGTGCCACCGGTCTGCTCAGCGTTGAAGCGGCAAAGCGCCACTCACATCTACAATGCGTCAGCTTCGACCTGCCCGTGGTGGAACCGATCGCGAAGAAACACATTGCCGCGGCTGGGTTAGAACATCGCATAACCACGGCATCCGGCGACTTCTTCAAGGACCAGCTGCCGAAGGCCGACCTCATTACGATGGGCATGATCCTGCACGACTGGAATCTGGAGAAAAAGATGCACTTGATCCGATCAGCCTACGGAGCCCTGCCACCCGGTGGAGCGCTGGTCGCCATTGAAGCGTTGATCGACGATGCCCGCCGGGAAAACGTGCAAGGGCTGCTGATGTCTCTTAATATGCTCATCGAATTCGGCGACGCGTTCGATTACACCGGCGCGGACTTCCGCAGATGGTGTCGCGAGGTCGGCTTCACCCGATTCGAGGTCATCCATCTGGCCGGACCGACCAGTGCGGCCATCGCCTACAAATAA
- a CDS encoding response regulator transcription factor has protein sequence MGKKILVVEDEQDIAQLVQHYLQKEGFRSVTAMSGVDALKKVKEEKPDLIVLDLMLPEMDGLEVCKQVRSSPDTALLPIIMLTAKAEESDTIVGLELGADDYVTKPFSPKALVARVKALLRRIDRTPSSGTELYRYDGLTMNPARHEVSLNQQEIPLTAKEFGLLEHLLRHRGRVLTREVLLNAVWGYDYYGTTRTVDVHVRRLKQKLPLLEDAIVSVKSLGYKLKDSD, from the coding sequence ATCGGCAAAAAAATCTTGGTCGTTGAAGACGAGCAGGATATTGCGCAACTTGTCCAACATTATCTCCAGAAGGAAGGCTTTCGCTCGGTCACGGCCATGAGCGGGGTCGATGCCTTGAAGAAGGTCAAAGAAGAGAAGCCGGACCTGATCGTCCTGGATCTGATGTTGCCTGAAATGGATGGCCTCGAAGTCTGTAAGCAGGTGCGTTCCTCTCCCGACACCGCCCTGCTGCCGATCATCATGTTGACCGCCAAAGCTGAAGAGTCGGACACCATTGTCGGACTCGAGTTGGGCGCCGATGATTACGTTACCAAACCCTTCAGTCCCAAAGCACTAGTCGCTCGCGTGAAGGCTCTTCTGCGTCGGATCGACCGTACCCCATCGAGCGGGACGGAGCTCTACCGATATGACGGGCTGACGATGAATCCTGCTCGGCATGAGGTCAGCCTTAATCAGCAAGAGATCCCCTTGACGGCGAAAGAATTCGGTTTACTCGAACATCTTCTGCGGCATCGCGGTCGTGTGCTCACACGGGAGGTGCTCCTGAACGCCGTCTGGGGGTACGACTACTATGGCACAACCAGAACGGTGGACGTGCATGTCCGTCGATTAAAACAGAAGCTGCCGCTCCTGGAAGACGCCATCGTGTCTGTGAAGTCGCTTGGGTATAAACTGAAAGATTCCGACTGA
- the ispH gene encoding 4-hydroxy-3-methylbut-2-enyl diphosphate reductase, with protein MKIYLANPRGFCAGVDRAIDIVDLSLKKYGAPIYVRHEIVHSRHVVNTLRRKGAVFVEELNEVPEGSVVIFSAHGVAKSVWEEANQRRLHVIDATCPLVIKVHNEVNRDYTQGYELILIGHAGHPEVIGTLGQVPDKFHLVSSVEDVEKLQVDNTVNLSYVTQTTLSVDECRDIVGALHQRFPNIKGPHQEDICYATQNRQNAVKELSRLVDVILVIGSPNSSNSNRLRELGEQCGIPSYLIDSAADIDPVWLEGAKAVGIAAGASAPEILVTEVVAFLRASEPFEVEELTVIEEDVEFLLPKELVQIESSKKSMAGVPR; from the coding sequence ATGAAGATATATCTCGCTAATCCCCGTGGGTTTTGCGCCGGAGTCGACCGGGCGATCGATATCGTGGATCTGTCGCTCAAAAAATACGGCGCGCCGATCTATGTTCGGCATGAGATCGTGCACAGCCGCCATGTCGTGAATACCCTTCGGCGAAAGGGCGCAGTCTTCGTGGAAGAGTTGAACGAAGTTCCTGAAGGGTCGGTCGTGATTTTCAGTGCGCATGGTGTCGCGAAATCGGTCTGGGAAGAAGCGAATCAGCGGCGTCTTCATGTCATTGATGCCACTTGCCCGCTCGTGATCAAGGTTCATAACGAAGTGAATCGTGACTATACCCAGGGCTATGAACTGATTCTCATCGGGCATGCGGGCCATCCGGAAGTCATTGGGACGCTCGGACAGGTTCCCGACAAGTTTCACTTGGTGTCCTCGGTGGAAGACGTGGAAAAGCTTCAAGTCGACAACACAGTGAACCTCTCGTACGTCACCCAAACCACGTTGAGTGTCGATGAATGTCGGGACATCGTGGGCGCGCTGCATCAGCGGTTTCCGAACATCAAGGGGCCCCATCAAGAAGATATCTGTTACGCCACGCAGAACCGGCAGAATGCAGTCAAAGAGTTGTCACGCCTCGTGGATGTTATTCTCGTCATCGGGTCGCCGAACAGTTCCAATTCCAATCGCTTGCGGGAATTAGGAGAGCAGTGTGGCATTCCATCCTACCTCATCGATTCGGCTGCCGATATTGATCCGGTCTGGCTCGAAGGAGCCAAGGCCGTCGGCATTGCCGCCGGTGCGTCGGCGCCGGAAATTCTGGTCACGGAAGTCGTCGCGTTCTTGAGGGCGTCGGAGCCGTTCGAAGTCGAAGAATTGACCGTCATCGAGGAAGATGTCGAATTTCTTTTACCGAAGGAACTGGTTCAAATCGAGTCTTCGAAGAAGTCGATGGCTGGCGTGCCCAGATAG
- a CDS encoding c-type cytochrome translates to MNLRKRVVIGAMVFALVGMLAPPPLLLASDQTRAKELIQQTCVQCHRLEGTAESRFKLHAPDLIWAGSKYQRAWLIRWLTGKEAPLYAKGYLWDLTNVPTKHPIVTEAEAHALADYFAEHNRDPRVTVGAFDPSKITKFDVKFGAAAYKAHACLGCHTIEENGKLIGGPQSAALQNAGQRYNLDWLYRFGQNPQDFIIHTGEFLADATDAQLRAVIGFLAVQGVKDFTYYEPWTSQEFANANVDRGKTLYKEYCAQCHGFTGKGDGPAASGLEPKPAIHANMPFDKLPLEYLYNVINHGGVAVGKSPNMPYWGLTIGQQGVADVIAYLQVTFKGIPEVAASTGSGPSGACVQPRKTAKAPDDYLTKTNPVPASAGTVRAGKELFLRTAQPIACVMCHGEQGDGKGLMGAALVPPPRNFTCGAMMREISDGQLFWIIKNGSPGTGMTAFGGLPDEQVWQLIHYIRSLAK, encoded by the coding sequence ATGAATCTGCGAAAGAGAGTCGTCATCGGAGCCATGGTCTTCGCGTTGGTTGGGATGCTGGCCCCACCGCCTCTTCTCCTTGCGAGCGATCAAACCCGCGCAAAGGAGCTGATCCAGCAGACCTGTGTGCAGTGCCATCGATTGGAAGGCACCGCGGAATCGCGGTTCAAACTTCACGCTCCGGACTTGATATGGGCCGGCAGCAAATATCAACGGGCGTGGCTCATTCGTTGGCTGACCGGGAAGGAGGCTCCGCTCTATGCCAAGGGCTATCTCTGGGACCTGACGAACGTTCCGACTAAGCACCCGATCGTCACGGAGGCGGAGGCACATGCCCTTGCCGATTACTTTGCCGAGCATAATCGAGACCCACGCGTCACGGTCGGAGCGTTTGACCCGTCGAAGATCACGAAGTTCGACGTGAAGTTCGGGGCAGCGGCCTATAAAGCCCATGCCTGTCTGGGCTGCCACACGATCGAGGAAAACGGCAAACTTATCGGGGGACCACAGAGTGCGGCTCTGCAGAATGCCGGCCAGCGATACAACCTGGACTGGCTGTATCGCTTCGGCCAGAACCCACAGGACTTCATCATCCATACCGGTGAATTTCTGGCCGACGCGACCGACGCACAATTGCGGGCGGTGATCGGATTTCTCGCCGTGCAAGGCGTCAAAGACTTCACGTACTACGAACCTTGGACCAGTCAAGAATTCGCGAACGCGAACGTGGACCGTGGAAAGACCTTATATAAAGAATACTGTGCCCAATGCCATGGCTTCACCGGCAAGGGTGATGGTCCGGCTGCGTCAGGACTTGAGCCGAAACCGGCGATCCATGCCAACATGCCGTTCGACAAACTTCCGCTGGAATACCTTTATAACGTGATCAACCATGGCGGAGTCGCCGTCGGCAAATCACCCAACATGCCCTACTGGGGGCTCACGATCGGCCAACAGGGCGTGGCGGATGTCATCGCCTATTTACAAGTAACGTTTAAGGGAATCCCGGAGGTCGCTGCTTCGACGGGAAGTGGACCGAGTGGCGCCTGTGTACAGCCGCGTAAGACAGCCAAGGCGCCTGACGACTACCTGACCAAAACGAATCCGGTTCCTGCCTCTGCAGGGACAGTTCGAGCAGGCAAGGAATTGTTTTTGAGAACGGCACAGCCCATCGCCTGTGTGATGTGCCATGGAGAACAGGGTGACGGGAAGGGGTTGATGGGTGCTGCGCTCGTGCCGCCGCCACGAAACTTTACCTGTGGTGCGATGATGCGGGAGATTTCGGATGGCCAGTTGTTCTGGATCATCAAGAATGGCTCTCCAGGGACCGGCATGACGGCCTTTGGAGGGTTGCCGGATGAGCAGGTCTGGCAATTGATCCATTACATTCGATCGTTAGCGAAATAA
- a CDS encoding cobalamin-dependent protein (Presence of a B(12) (cobalamin)-binding domain implies dependence on cobalamin itself, in one of its several forms, or in some unusual lineages, dependence on a cobalamin-like analog.) — MNVLSRRVLLVGYEDQDNLGIRYLSSRLLQQGHHTQIVAFGNDLGPLLQLIQTEQPDIVGFSLIFQYMVPQFARVIRALRSAGVHAHFTIGGHYASFEPEELFRHIPELDSVVRFEGEDTLIEIVEKLDHPPLWKQIPGIAWLDQGKTVLNPPRQGRTHIDDFPEPDRRDIDYRRQDLPTASVLASRGCPWKCSFCSIITFYEANGTTGRRRRNPVKVVDEVEYLVRERGVKLILFQDDDFLAGGTEAKAWAKAVAGEIVRRRLEEEMRWKIACRSDEIRTDLLAPLVAAGLCHVYMGVEGGDDASLAALNKHLKPTVHLHAGKILRELDVSFDFGFMLLEPWSTLQTARNNMGFLRMFTEDGWAVAGFCRTLPYVGTPIERRLREEGRLNGSSLEAEYRFMDPRVDLLWDFCLMAFEGRNFGTHATWNVLRGLLFDTHLDMPGRRRDPDRDAAARALVQASNGVLLDVLESAIDLIESEEAQTLEHLELVNLARFARTEDQGIRRQLMAMERANKSAYELLFR; from the coding sequence ATGAATGTGTTGAGTCGGCGCGTTCTCCTGGTTGGGTACGAGGACCAGGATAACCTTGGAATTCGGTATCTTTCCAGTCGGTTGCTGCAACAGGGGCACCATACCCAGATCGTTGCCTTCGGCAACGATCTGGGGCCCTTGCTGCAACTCATTCAAACCGAGCAACCTGATATTGTAGGGTTTTCGCTGATCTTCCAATATATGGTCCCGCAATTTGCACGGGTGATCCGTGCACTACGGAGCGCCGGCGTACACGCACACTTCACCATCGGCGGACATTATGCCTCCTTCGAGCCAGAGGAATTGTTCCGACACATTCCCGAGCTCGACTCCGTCGTTCGCTTCGAGGGCGAAGATACGTTGATCGAGATTGTTGAAAAACTCGATCATCCACCACTCTGGAAACAAATTCCCGGCATTGCCTGGCTGGATCAGGGCAAGACCGTGCTCAACCCACCTCGCCAAGGTCGTACCCATATCGATGATTTCCCCGAGCCTGATCGCCGTGACATCGACTATCGACGGCAAGATCTTCCCACGGCATCGGTGCTGGCATCACGCGGCTGCCCATGGAAATGTTCGTTCTGCTCCATCATTACCTTCTATGAGGCGAATGGAACGACCGGACGTCGTCGCCGCAATCCAGTCAAAGTTGTGGATGAAGTGGAGTATTTAGTACGAGAACGTGGCGTGAAGCTCATCCTCTTCCAGGACGATGACTTTCTTGCAGGTGGGACGGAGGCTAAAGCATGGGCAAAAGCGGTGGCCGGCGAAATCGTTCGCCGCAGACTAGAAGAAGAAATGCGCTGGAAAATCGCCTGCCGATCAGACGAAATCCGCACCGATCTGCTGGCCCCCCTCGTCGCCGCAGGGTTATGTCATGTCTACATGGGTGTTGAAGGGGGCGATGATGCAAGTCTTGCCGCTCTTAACAAACATTTGAAACCGACAGTCCATCTTCATGCAGGAAAGATTCTCCGCGAGCTGGATGTTAGTTTCGATTTTGGATTCATGTTACTGGAACCCTGGTCCACTCTACAGACCGCGCGCAACAATATGGGATTCCTCCGCATGTTTACCGAAGACGGCTGGGCAGTGGCGGGGTTTTGCCGAACCTTGCCGTATGTGGGAACACCGATCGAACGACGGTTACGTGAAGAAGGACGTCTCAACGGATCGTCGCTTGAGGCTGAGTATCGCTTCATGGATCCACGTGTCGACTTGCTGTGGGACTTCTGTTTGATGGCCTTCGAAGGACGGAATTTCGGCACACATGCGACATGGAATGTGCTGCGAGGGCTATTGTTCGACACCCATCTCGATATGCCCGGTCGACGTCGGGACCCGGATCGCGATGCAGCCGCACGCGCGTTGGTCCAGGCCTCTAACGGAGTCCTGCTGGATGTATTAGAAAGTGCGATCGATCTGATCGAATCCGAAGAAGCCCAGACACTGGAACACCTCGAACTAGTCAATTTAGCAAGATTCGCCCGAACAGAGGATCAGGGCATTCGACGACAACTCATGGCCATGGAGCGAGCCAACAAATCTGCTTACGAGCTGCTGTTCCGCTAG
- a CDS encoding carbamoyltransferase gives MLGISAFYHDSAACLIRDGDIVAAAQEERFTRKKHDPHFPSHAVAYCLREGGIHLKDLRYIVFYDKPLVKFERLLETYLAFAPIGLQSFVAAMPVWLKEKLFLRNLLGKEFLALAPDLTQATLPPLLFGEHHESHAASAFYPSPYEKAVVLCMDGVGEWATTSAWLGDGNALTPLWEIPFPHSLGLLYSAFTYYTGFKVNSGEYKVMGLAPYGEPKYVKAIYDHLLDLKPDGTFRLNMEYFNYCTGLTMTGNKFDEVFGGPPRKPESQLTQREMDLARSVQEVTEEVMLRVTRTLHQETGVEHLCMAGGVALNCVGNGRILREGPFKGIWIQPAAGDAGGAVGAALSAWHGYENQPRRATGIDRMQGSYLGPKHTNDEIESFLKQVEAPYELLGDDQLYRRLATDLADGKVVGWLQGRMEFGPRALGGRSILGDARNTKMQSVMNLKIKYRESFRPFAPSVLRERVSDFFEMNTDSPYMLLVAPVQPKRRLPLPPGRSDLWGIDLLNVPRSDVPAITHLDYSARIQTVHEETNPRYYRLLKAFEAHTGYPVLVNTSFNVRGEPIVCAPEDAYRCFMRTEMDVLVLENCVLYKTQQRPLETDTNWQKEFELD, from the coding sequence ATTCTTGGTATTTCGGCTTTCTATCATGACAGCGCGGCCTGTCTGATCCGTGACGGCGACATCGTGGCCGCTGCCCAGGAGGAGCGGTTTACGCGAAAGAAACACGATCCACATTTTCCCTCCCATGCCGTGGCGTACTGTTTACGGGAGGGGGGAATTCATCTGAAAGATCTCCGATATATCGTCTTCTATGACAAACCGTTGGTGAAATTCGAACGGCTGCTCGAAACCTACTTGGCCTTTGCGCCGATCGGCCTTCAATCATTTGTGGCAGCCATGCCGGTGTGGCTGAAGGAGAAGCTCTTTCTGCGGAATCTCCTCGGGAAAGAGTTTCTGGCCCTGGCGCCGGATCTGACACAGGCCACGCTTCCGCCGTTGTTATTCGGAGAACACCACGAATCGCATGCCGCCTCGGCATTCTATCCGTCGCCCTACGAGAAGGCGGTTGTTCTGTGCATGGATGGTGTAGGGGAATGGGCCACCACGTCGGCGTGGCTGGGTGACGGAAACGCCCTGACCCCCCTGTGGGAAATTCCGTTTCCCCATTCACTGGGGCTGCTCTACTCCGCGTTTACCTACTACACTGGCTTCAAGGTCAATTCAGGAGAGTACAAGGTGATGGGGTTGGCCCCCTATGGGGAACCCAAGTATGTCAAGGCGATTTATGACCATCTCCTCGATCTCAAACCGGACGGCACGTTTCGGTTGAATATGGAGTATTTTAACTACTGTACCGGGTTGACCATGACGGGGAACAAGTTTGATGAGGTGTTCGGCGGGCCACCACGGAAACCTGAGAGTCAATTGACCCAGCGGGAGATGGATCTGGCCCGCTCAGTCCAGGAGGTGACCGAGGAAGTGATGTTACGTGTCACGCGAACTCTGCACCAGGAAACCGGAGTCGAGCATCTCTGCATGGCGGGTGGTGTGGCGCTCAACTGTGTCGGCAATGGGCGAATCTTACGAGAAGGTCCATTCAAAGGGATCTGGATCCAGCCCGCAGCGGGAGATGCGGGAGGCGCGGTGGGTGCCGCACTGAGCGCCTGGCATGGCTACGAGAACCAACCTCGCCGTGCCACCGGGATTGACCGGATGCAGGGGAGTTATTTAGGCCCCAAGCATACCAATGACGAAATTGAATCATTCCTCAAACAGGTCGAGGCGCCGTATGAATTACTCGGCGACGACCAGCTCTATCGCCGACTTGCGACAGATCTCGCTGACGGCAAGGTGGTCGGTTGGTTACAGGGGCGCATGGAGTTTGGCCCTCGTGCACTCGGCGGCCGAAGCATCCTTGGAGACGCCAGAAACACGAAAATGCAATCAGTGATGAACCTCAAGATCAAGTATCGAGAATCCTTTCGGCCGTTCGCACCCTCGGTCTTGCGAGAACGTGTCTCGGATTTTTTTGAAATGAATACGGACAGTCCCTACATGCTGCTGGTGGCGCCGGTGCAGCCCAAGCGACGGCTCCCCTTGCCTCCAGGTCGCTCAGATTTGTGGGGGATTGATCTCTTGAATGTTCCTCGATCCGATGTGCCGGCGATTACGCATCTGGACTATTCTGCTCGGATCCAAACGGTACATGAAGAGACCAATCCCCGATACTATCGCCTTCTGAAGGCGTTTGAGGCGCACACCGGCTATCCCGTTCTCGTCAACACCTCCTTCAATGTTCGCGGAGAACCCATTGTCTGCGCCCCTGAGGATGCCTATCGCTGCTTCATGCGAACGGAGATGGATGTGCTGGTCTTAGAGAATTGCGTGCTCTACAAGACACAGCAGAGGCCGCTGGAGACGGATACGAATTGGCAAAAAGAATTTGAGCTCGATTAG